One Legionella lansingensis genomic region harbors:
- a CDS encoding ATP-binding protein, whose translation MRSDEIKQLKAEIQKLKQLNRELEEAQAYYEDILAHLPGHVYWLNKDNVYLGCNTLHATNVNLKSRKDIVGKTNYDMPWRDQAENLDELNNLIMRTGTPQSLEEAAIFNNELRTFLSQKVPLRNKDNEVIGILGISTDITELKRLQEDLRLAKEKAENASHAKSEFIANMSHDIRTPLSGIVGISKILEEEVQKPDEKKHARWINDSGEQLLSLLNSILDIVSAENLKESDLEQSSFDLRQTILEVCRLELPAIKLKNLDLNIDVDEKIPQTIISDRVKLHRVLLNFIGNAIKFTEKGRISLKVKQHTRTQDNVILEFIVSDTGIGIDDELQEKVFDRFFRINPSYKGVYQGHGIGLHIAKKYVNLLGGEITLKSKLGTGSRFSFTINVFIEEDAPPLQKPFDLEALETSFDIEEMVPVVAKEKHLNLESTKPLPRVLLVEDNIIALRLVETVAKQAGCEITSATDGEKALKLAHSNDFDLIITDIGLPGISGNELAEQIRATEKKSRKKTTPIVGLTAHALTGPGTEYVASGLDKVYAKPINLKTMQTILTTFVSTQDVSFLPESPLDTTTEHFKLEHYPLIDEEKGVSLLGSRSALQELLTAMLTDALPVDEGAIKKAYVQSNWDAVENLAHKMKSGAIYCGAVRMQHACQNLVHCCREGRKDEIEQLYQQLIQVVDETKKEIAAWLEGEK comes from the coding sequence ATGAGATCTGATGAGATTAAACAACTAAAAGCTGAAATTCAAAAACTTAAGCAACTAAATCGCGAATTAGAAGAAGCACAAGCCTACTACGAAGATATTCTAGCTCACCTACCAGGCCACGTTTATTGGTTGAATAAGGACAATGTCTATTTGGGTTGCAACACACTACACGCAACCAATGTGAATTTAAAGTCCAGAAAAGATATCGTAGGCAAAACAAATTACGATATGCCTTGGCGAGATCAAGCTGAAAACCTTGATGAGTTAAATAATTTAATTATGCGAACTGGCACGCCACAATCACTAGAAGAAGCCGCCATTTTTAATAATGAATTACGCACCTTCCTCTCGCAAAAAGTACCTTTGCGTAACAAAGACAATGAAGTCATTGGCATTTTGGGCATATCCACCGATATTACGGAACTTAAACGCTTACAGGAAGATCTTCGGCTTGCCAAAGAAAAAGCAGAAAATGCCTCTCATGCAAAAAGTGAATTTATTGCCAATATGAGCCATGATATTCGCACACCTTTAAGTGGTATTGTCGGCATTTCCAAGATCCTTGAAGAAGAGGTGCAAAAGCCTGATGAAAAAAAACATGCTCGCTGGATCAATGACAGTGGTGAGCAATTATTATCATTATTAAATAGCATTCTCGACATTGTGTCTGCGGAAAATTTGAAAGAATCCGATCTTGAACAATCTTCTTTTGATTTGCGGCAAACGATCCTTGAGGTTTGTCGTCTTGAATTACCTGCAATTAAATTAAAAAATTTGGATTTAAACATAGACGTCGATGAAAAAATTCCACAAACGATCATCTCTGATCGGGTGAAACTTCATCGTGTTCTATTAAATTTTATAGGCAATGCAATTAAGTTTACTGAGAAAGGACGTATTTCCCTCAAGGTGAAACAGCATACACGCACACAGGATAATGTTATCCTGGAGTTTATTGTTAGCGATACAGGAATAGGTATTGATGACGAATTACAGGAAAAAGTCTTCGACCGTTTTTTTCGCATCAATCCATCCTACAAAGGTGTTTATCAGGGCCACGGGATCGGCTTACATATTGCTAAAAAGTATGTCAATCTCCTGGGTGGTGAAATCACACTAAAAAGCAAGCTTGGCACTGGCAGCCGTTTTTCTTTTACCATTAATGTCTTCATTGAAGAAGATGCTCCACCCTTACAAAAACCCTTTGATCTTGAAGCTCTAGAAACCAGCTTTGATATCGAGGAGATGGTGCCTGTTGTCGCAAAAGAAAAACATCTCAACCTCGAAAGCACTAAACCTTTGCCCCGTGTGCTGCTTGTTGAAGACAACATTATTGCACTGCGTCTAGTAGAAACCGTCGCTAAACAGGCAGGTTGTGAGATTACTTCTGCTACTGATGGAGAAAAGGCTTTAAAATTAGCACATTCAAATGATTTTGATTTAATCATTACAGACATTGGTTTGCCTGGAATCTCAGGCAATGAATTAGCAGAGCAAATACGTGCTACCGAGAAAAAATCAAGGAAAAAAACAACCCCTATTGTCGGTTTGACTGCTCACGCTTTAACGGGTCCAGGAACAGAATATGTCGCATCTGGATTGGATAAGGTTTACGCAAAGCCAATTAATCTAAAAACAATGCAGACTATTCTTACTACGTTCGTCTCCACTCAAGACGTTTCTTTTTTACCTGAAAGCCCGTTAGATACAACCACAGAGCATTTTAAACTAGAGCATTATCCTCTTATTGATGAAGAAAAAGGCGTTTCGCTATTAGGTAGCCGTTCCGCTCTGCAAGAATTGTTAACAGCGATGCTTACTGATGCCCTTCCTGTAGATGAAGGAGCGATTAAAAAAGCATATGTACAAAGTAATTGGGACGCCGTTGAAAACCTAGCGCATAAAATGAAAAGTGGTGCGATATACTGCGGGGCGGTGAGAATGCAGCACGCATGTCAGAATCTTGTTCACTGTTGCCGAGAAGGGCGAAAAGATGAGATTGAACAGCTATATCAGCAATTGATTCAGGTTGTGGATGAGACAAAAAAAGAAATTGCTGCCTGGTTAGAAGGCGAAAAATAA
- a CDS encoding patatin-like phospholipase family protein: MAARFSCDTEKYNNVVNKRIVLVLQGGGALGAFQAGVYETLEKFKYTPNWIGGTSIGAINASIIAGNEPKNRLPKLKEFWKKVAQPEWPHANFEFSDPIRKFLTDLQIQQIILSGIPVFFIPRSDAIMSMLYGYFNSYYDTSPLSYLLQELVDFEYLNNHSEIRLSLGATNINTGQMRYFDSKFEEIGPEHVMASGALPPAFPPIKIEGEYYWDGGVYSNTPLSIVLDDDPRVSSLCFMVDLWSPAGQLPMSMDEVKRRTEEIIYSSRANEHRKNYEVKHNLRRAIRALYAQLSEEKKQDPQNIELVSLGCITSMDIVQLQYKQKNWESSTKGTDFSAYSIRERWEQGANHTLRMIKHKKLCKPHPPHVGVIIHRDIE; encoded by the coding sequence ATGGCTGCGCGGTTTAGTTGCGATACTGAGAAATATAACAACGTTGTCAACAAGCGGATTGTCCTTGTCCTACAAGGTGGTGGCGCTTTAGGTGCTTTCCAAGCTGGTGTTTATGAAACACTAGAGAAATTTAAATACACCCCAAATTGGATCGGTGGCACATCCATTGGCGCAATAAACGCATCAATCATAGCCGGAAATGAACCAAAGAATCGCCTGCCTAAATTAAAGGAGTTCTGGAAGAAAGTTGCTCAACCAGAATGGCCTCACGCTAACTTTGAATTCTCCGACCCAATACGAAAATTCCTAACCGATTTACAAATCCAACAAATCATTTTATCTGGCATTCCTGTTTTTTTTATACCTAGAAGTGATGCAATAATGAGCATGCTATATGGATATTTTAACAGTTATTATGACACTAGCCCTTTATCTTACTTATTGCAGGAATTAGTGGATTTTGAGTATCTCAATAATCATAGCGAGATTCGATTGAGTTTAGGAGCAACCAATATCAATACAGGACAAATGCGTTATTTCGACTCTAAATTTGAGGAAATTGGACCAGAACATGTAATGGCTAGCGGTGCGTTACCTCCTGCATTTCCACCAATAAAAATTGAAGGTGAATATTATTGGGATGGAGGTGTTTATTCAAACACACCTTTATCTATTGTGTTAGACGATGATCCAAGAGTCAGCTCCTTATGTTTTATGGTTGACCTCTGGAGTCCCGCTGGTCAACTTCCAATGTCCATGGATGAAGTAAAGAGACGAACAGAGGAAATTATTTATAGTAGTCGTGCAAATGAGCATCGAAAAAACTATGAGGTTAAACATAATCTACGCCGAGCTATAAGGGCTCTTTATGCGCAACTGTCTGAAGAAAAGAAACAAGATCCCCAAAATATAGAATTAGTTTCTTTAGGTTGTATTACGAGTATGGACATTGTCCAGCTGCAATATAAACAAAAAAACTGGGAGTCATCAACAAAAGGCACCGATTTCTCAGCCTATTCAATTAGAGAGCGTTGGGAACAAGGAGCTAATCATACGTTACGAATGATTAAACATAAAAAACTGTGCAAACCTCATCCGCCCCATGTTGGGGTGATTATTCACAGGGATATAGAGTAA